Proteins found in one Clostridium kluyveri DSM 555 genomic segment:
- a CDS encoding undecaprenyl-diphosphate phosphatase, which translates to MELIFIIKAAIIGVVEGITEFLPISSTGHMIMVGDLINFKAPTYDKAYINMFEIVIQLGAILAIVVLYWDKIFNSLKNIKPGKWGFKLWVIILIAFLPSAVLGVIFNNLIQEKLFNSITVASALIVGGVLMIYMENKYRRGNSTKNIEDVNIFQAFKIGCFQCLALWPGMSRSASTIMGGWISGLTNVAAAEFSFFLAIPTMIAASGWSLIKVKIDMSIMQVIALSVGFIVSFLVALVVVEKFMNFLKRKPMRVFAIYRIFIGIIVLILTVTKVISV; encoded by the coding sequence ATGGAATTAATCTTTATTATTAAAGCTGCTATTATTGGGGTGGTAGAGGGCATAACGGAGTTTCTGCCAATATCTTCTACAGGACATATGATAATGGTGGGGGATTTGATAAACTTTAAGGCACCAACTTATGATAAAGCTTATATAAACATGTTTGAAATTGTAATCCAGCTGGGAGCTATACTTGCTATAGTGGTTCTTTACTGGGATAAAATATTTAATTCACTTAAAAATATTAAACCGGGTAAATGGGGATTTAAACTCTGGGTTATTATCTTAATTGCATTTTTACCTTCTGCTGTGCTGGGGGTCATATTTAATAATCTTATTCAAGAGAAACTGTTCAACTCAATTACGGTGGCCTCTGCACTAATAGTTGGAGGAGTACTTATGATATATATGGAAAATAAATATAGAAGGGGAAATAGTACTAAAAATATTGAAGATGTGAATATTTTTCAGGCTTTTAAAATAGGATGTTTTCAATGCCTTGCACTGTGGCCTGGAATGTCAAGAAGCGCGTCTACAATAATGGGAGGATGGATAAGCGGACTTACCAATGTGGCTGCAGCAGAGTTTTCTTTTTTTCTTGCTATACCAACTATGATAGCTGCATCAGGATGGTCTCTTATAAAAGTAAAAATAGATATGAGTATAATGCAAGTTATTGCCCTATCTGTTGGATTCATAGTTTCATTTTTAGTGGCCTTAGTGGTAGTGGAAAAGTTTATGAATTTTTTAAAGAGAAAACCTATGAGGGTTTTTGCCATATATAGAATATTTATAGGTATAATAGTACTTATATTAACTGTTACAAAAGTTATAAGTGTTTAA
- the clpB gene encoding ATP-dependent chaperone ClpB — MDIDKLTIKVQQAINNAQSIAVRYNHQQIDVIHLFSALVFEENGLIPNIFGKMSVDMKALINSTEDVLNKMPKVLGEGAQSSSVYATRRFEEIFIKAENITKKFKDSYISVEHVMLAIMGSGSREVEGILKKFNITKNGFLEALTLIRGNQRVDTQDPEGTYEALVKYGRNLVEEAKKHKLDPVIGRDEEIRRVVRIISRRTKNNPVLIGEPGVGKTAIIEGLAERIVRGDVPEGLKDKIIFSLDMGALIAGAKFRGEFEERLKAVLKEVEKSQGKIILFIDEIHTIVGAGKTEGSMDAGNLIKPMLARGELHCIGATTFDEYRKYIEKDKALERRFQSVVIDEPNLEDSISILRGLKEKFEIYHGIRIHDSAIVTAVKLSDRYITDRYLPDKAIDLIDEACAMIRTEIDSMPTVMDSVKRKIFQLQIEKEALSKEKDTTSIERLKDLEKELSNLKDRDNELTSKYEMEKSNISLVRNLKKQLDEVKGQIEKAEREYDLNKMAELKYGVVPKLEKEIEKEEEKLKENNDSAMLKEEVTEQEISQIVSKWTGIPVSKLVEGEREKLLKLEEELSKRVIGQKEAVRAVSNAVIRARAGMKDPGRPIGSFIFLGPTGVGKTELAKTLARTLFDSEENIIRIDMSEYMEKYSVSRLIGAPPGYVGYEEGGQLTEAVRRKPYSVILFDEVEKAHDDVFNVFLQILDDGRLTDNQGKVVDFKNCIIIMTSNIGSSYLLENKRENGIEEEIKHRVMNEMKLKFKPEFLNRLDDIIMFKPLNTEEIKSIIDIFLRSIENRLKDKSISLRVEESAKEVMVREGYDPVYGARPLKRYIESVLETSIAKKIINGEIYNGCAIKVDYNGDFNINLDKN, encoded by the coding sequence ATGGACATAGATAAACTTACTATTAAAGTTCAACAGGCAATAAATAATGCACAGAGCATAGCTGTAAGGTATAACCATCAGCAGATAGATGTTATTCATTTATTTTCAGCATTGGTATTTGAGGAAAATGGTTTAATTCCAAATATATTTGGGAAAATGTCTGTAGATATGAAAGCATTGATAAACTCAACTGAAGATGTGTTAAATAAAATGCCTAAAGTATTGGGGGAAGGTGCACAGAGTTCTTCGGTTTATGCTACCAGAAGGTTTGAAGAAATTTTTATAAAGGCGGAAAACATAACTAAGAAATTCAAAGATTCTTATATAAGTGTAGAGCATGTAATGCTGGCTATTATGGGAAGTGGCTCTAGAGAAGTAGAAGGAATTTTAAAAAAGTTTAATATAACAAAGAATGGATTTCTGGAGGCCTTAACCTTAATTAGAGGAAATCAAAGAGTGGATACCCAGGATCCTGAAGGAACTTACGAGGCATTAGTTAAGTATGGAAGAAATCTAGTAGAAGAAGCTAAGAAGCATAAATTAGATCCGGTGATAGGCAGAGATGAAGAAATTAGAAGGGTAGTTAGAATAATTTCAAGGAGAACTAAGAATAATCCGGTACTTATAGGAGAACCAGGGGTAGGAAAGACTGCTATAATCGAAGGATTAGCGGAGAGAATTGTAAGAGGAGATGTGCCAGAAGGGTTAAAAGATAAAATAATATTTTCACTAGACATGGGAGCTTTAATTGCAGGAGCAAAATTTAGGGGAGAGTTTGAAGAGAGACTAAAAGCTGTACTTAAGGAAGTTGAAAAAAGCCAGGGAAAAATAATATTGTTTATAGATGAGATTCACACTATAGTTGGAGCTGGAAAAACAGAAGGGTCTATGGATGCAGGAAATCTAATCAAACCAATGCTTGCAAGAGGTGAACTTCACTGCATTGGCGCTACTACTTTTGATGAATACAGAAAGTATATAGAAAAGGATAAAGCTTTAGAAAGAAGATTTCAATCTGTAGTAATAGACGAACCTAATCTGGAGGATTCTATTTCAATACTTAGGGGTCTCAAAGAAAAATTTGAAATATACCACGGCATAAGAATTCATGACTCTGCTATTGTAACGGCGGTTAAACTTTCAGATAGATATATAACAGACAGGTACTTGCCAGATAAAGCCATAGATTTAATTGATGAAGCCTGTGCCATGATAAGGACAGAAATTGACAGTATGCCCACTGTTATGGACAGTGTTAAAAGAAAAATATTTCAGCTGCAAATTGAAAAAGAAGCCTTATCTAAAGAGAAAGATACCACCTCTATAGAGAGACTTAAGGATTTGGAAAAAGAACTGAGTAATTTAAAAGATAGAGACAATGAACTTACTTCAAAATATGAGATGGAAAAATCCAATATATCTTTAGTTAGAAATTTAAAAAAGCAATTAGATGAAGTAAAGGGACAAATTGAAAAAGCAGAAAGAGAATATGATTTAAATAAAATGGCAGAATTGAAATATGGAGTTGTTCCAAAGCTAGAAAAGGAAATAGAGAAAGAGGAAGAAAAGCTAAAAGAAAATAATGACAGTGCCATGCTAAAAGAAGAGGTAACAGAACAGGAAATTTCACAGATAGTATCTAAATGGACTGGAATACCTGTTTCCAAACTGGTAGAAGGAGAAAGAGAGAAGCTTCTTAAGTTAGAAGAAGAACTTTCAAAAAGAGTTATAGGGCAGAAAGAAGCGGTTAGAGCAGTATCCAATGCTGTAATAAGGGCTAGGGCAGGAATGAAAGATCCTGGAAGGCCTATAGGTTCTTTTATATTCCTGGGGCCTACAGGTGTAGGGAAAACGGAGCTGGCAAAAACTTTAGCAAGAACATTGTTTGACAGTGAAGAAAATATAATCAGAATAGATATGTCAGAATATATGGAAAAGTATTCTGTTTCCAGGCTTATAGGGGCTCCCCCAGGATATGTGGGTTATGAAGAAGGAGGGCAGCTTACAGAAGCAGTAAGAAGAAAACCCTACAGCGTAATATTATTTGATGAAGTTGAAAAGGCCCATGATGATGTATTTAATGTATTCTTGCAGATATTAGATGATGGAAGACTCACGGATAATCAGGGTAAAGTAGTAGATTTTAAAAATTGTATTATAATTATGACATCCAATATAGGAAGTAGTTATCTGCTTGAAAATAAAAGGGAAAATGGAATAGAGGAAGAAATAAAACACAGGGTAATGAATGAAATGAAATTAAAATTCAAACCTGAGTTTTTAAATAGATTAGACGACATAATAATGTTTAAACCGTTAAATACAGAAGAAATTAAGTCTATAATAGATATATTCTTAAGGAGTATAGAAAATAGACTTAAAGACAAGAGCATTTCTTTAAGGGTAGAAGAGAGTGCCAAGGAAGTTATGGTTAGGGAAGGATATGATCCCGTTTATGGAGCCAGACCTTTAAAAAGATATATAGAGAGTGTACTTGAGACATCTATAGCAAAGAAGATAATTAATGGAGAAATATACAATGGATGTGCCATAAAGGTAGATTATAATGGTGATTTTAATATAAACTTGGATAAAAACTGA
- a CDS encoding helix-turn-helix domain-containing protein: MEILSLGEKIKRRRKELNMTLKDLAGDRITPGQISLVESGKSNPSMDLLEYLAFELKTSIEYLMESEETQAEKICTYFENIAESYIINENLNQSEGYIDKALYYAEKYFLEYKKAKNLYLRGMVHMAKGEYPIAQQFLLSANVIFIKDNKYEETINTFVNLGKISKKLKAYYSSLSYFQQAETVYKENNVGDDFLLAQIYYYIACVNFKLENIPEAINYSYLAKEKFKQMDDEKEYAKTLFLLAEEYKKRGDIDNAIKYSKKTLSVYKKLDDIVNIAKIENNLGKLFFEFDNIEESFIHLNKAKELRLKLKDGNIIETLVNICENYIKLKDISNSKKVLQEIMERIDEGNDRTLVYYYLLKFRIDMLESNKKEAENTLISALSFVKNMDYIKEIGDISIILGKFYIDNKRDREAAKYLNEGVNIFKKIGILKEI; encoded by the coding sequence ATGGAAATACTTTCTTTAGGAGAGAAAATAAAAAGAAGAAGAAAAGAGCTCAATATGACCTTGAAAGATTTGGCAGGAGATAGAATTACACCGGGTCAGATAAGCCTTGTAGAATCCGGAAAGTCAAATCCTAGTATGGATTTATTGGAATATCTAGCATTTGAGTTAAAAACCTCCATTGAGTATCTAATGGAGTCGGAAGAAACTCAGGCAGAAAAAATCTGTACTTATTTTGAAAACATAGCTGAATCTTATATAATAAATGAAAATTTAAATCAGTCAGAGGGATATATTGATAAGGCTTTATATTATGCTGAAAAATATTTTTTGGAATATAAAAAAGCAAAGAATCTATATTTAAGGGGTATGGTGCATATGGCCAAAGGGGAGTATCCTATTGCACAGCAATTTTTATTGTCAGCAAATGTTATATTTATAAAAGATAATAAATATGAAGAAACTATAAATACCTTTGTGAATTTAGGAAAAATATCTAAGAAGTTGAAGGCCTATTATTCCTCGTTAAGTTATTTTCAACAAGCGGAAACAGTATATAAGGAAAATAATGTAGGAGATGATTTCTTACTTGCACAAATATATTATTACATAGCTTGTGTGAATTTTAAATTAGAAAATATTCCAGAGGCTATAAATTATTCTTATCTGGCAAAGGAAAAATTCAAACAAATGGATGATGAGAAAGAATATGCAAAAACACTTTTTCTATTAGCTGAGGAGTATAAAAAAAGGGGCGACATAGATAATGCTATAAAATATTCTAAAAAGACATTAAGTGTATATAAAAAATTAGATGACATAGTTAATATTGCAAAGATTGAGAATAATTTGGGCAAGCTTTTTTTTGAATTTGATAATATTGAAGAATCTTTTATACATTTAAATAAAGCCAAAGAATTGAGATTAAAACTTAAAGATGGTAATATAATCGAAACTCTTGTAAATATATGTGAAAATTATATAAAATTAAAGGATATATCCAATTCTAAAAAAGTTCTTCAGGAAATAATGGAAAGAATAGACGAAGGTAATGATAGAACTTTAGTATATTATTACTTATTGAAGTTTAGAATAGATATGCTTGAATCCAATAAAAAAGAAGCGGAAAATACGCTTATCAGTGCATTGAGTTTTGTAAAGAATATGGATTATATTAAAGAGATTGGTGATATTTCTATAATATTAGGGAAATTTTATATAGATAATAAAAGAGATAGGGAAGCAGCCAAATATTTAAATGAAGGTGTTAATATTTTTAAAAAAATTGGGATATTGAAAGAGATTTAA
- a CDS encoding type 1 glutamine amidotransferase, protein MELNICHLYPDLLNVYGDLGNILILKYRAQKRGINVNIFNISLGDPFDESKYDIAFFGGGQDYEQSIVSEDLVKNKREGILNYIENENVFLSICGGYQLLGKYYSTSQGEKLSGLNVLDIYTEGGNKRFIGNTVIYNERFKETYVGFENHSGRTYIGDLEPLGKVIVGYGNNGEDGYEGCIYKNCFCTYFHGSLLSKNPELADRFISIALTKKYGTVTLEPLDDELEIHAKNFIITRETRRKS, encoded by the coding sequence ATGGAATTGAATATATGTCACCTATATCCTGATTTACTAAATGTATACGGGGATTTAGGAAATATACTTATTTTAAAATACAGAGCACAAAAAAGAGGCATAAATGTAAACATATTTAATATATCGCTAGGAGATCCTTTTGATGAATCTAAATACGACATAGCTTTTTTTGGAGGCGGTCAAGATTATGAACAATCCATAGTATCTGAGGATCTGGTTAAAAATAAAAGGGAGGGTATTTTAAATTACATTGAAAATGAAAATGTATTTTTATCAATTTGTGGAGGATACCAGCTTTTAGGAAAGTATTATTCCACTTCTCAGGGTGAAAAACTTTCCGGCCTTAATGTACTGGATATTTACACCGAAGGTGGTAATAAAAGATTCATAGGAAATACTGTAATATATAACGAACGGTTTAAGGAGACCTATGTGGGTTTTGAAAACCATTCTGGAAGAACTTATATCGGAGACTTAGAACCCCTTGGAAAAGTAATTGTAGGCTATGGAAATAATGGTGAAGATGGTTATGAGGGGTGCATATATAAAAATTGTTTTTGTACATATTTTCATGGTTCTCTTCTTTCTAAAAATCCAGAACTGGCAGATAGATTCATAAGTATAGCCCTTACAAAAAAATATGGTACCGTAACACTGGAACCTTTAGACGATGAATTGGAAATACATGCTAAAAATTTTATAATAACAAGGGAAACCAGGAGAAAATCATAG
- a CDS encoding Mur ligase family protein — MCKININSFFSIIICKIVIKLSKILFKGGSNFPGKVALKLDKNILKTVCNNYKIIIITGTNGKTTTTSMIYNILKDAKKYVITNNTGANMLTGIVSCFVENYSFKKCCSTKYAVIECDEANIPLFTSYVIPEIITVTNLFRDQLDRYGEVYSTLNKIIQGIEKVPLTNLVLNGDESLLGDLNLPNRTIYYGFNCSLTKGKKVSLNSDAKFCKKCKSPYMYNFLTYNHLGDYYCPNCGYKRPELDYTLDEIKEQTPEGSLVIINGKEYYINQPGTYNMYNALCAYSVAVVCDIPISNIYNSLKNQKSSFGRHENIKIGDKQVKIILVKNPAGYDQAINTLSLDNRTFNLVVLLNDNYADGRDVSWIWDVNFEKLSSLNIDKIMISGIRPYDMAVRLKIAGLPDKDFIISETYESLTEEIKNCKLNTVYVLATYTAMINFRKFLNFKGYIKKFW, encoded by the coding sequence GTGTGCAAAATTAATATAAATTCTTTTTTTAGTATTATTATTTGCAAAATTGTAATAAAATTATCAAAAATTTTATTTAAAGGAGGAAGTAATTTTCCTGGAAAAGTTGCATTAAAATTAGATAAAAATATTTTAAAAACTGTATGTAATAACTATAAAATTATAATTATCACCGGTACAAATGGTAAAACTACAACCACAAGCATGATATATAATATACTAAAAGATGCAAAAAAATATGTAATTACAAATAACACAGGAGCTAACATGCTTACAGGAATAGTGTCCTGCTTTGTAGAAAATTACTCATTTAAAAAATGCTGCAGCACAAAATATGCAGTAATAGAATGTGACGAGGCAAATATACCCCTATTCACAAGCTATGTAATACCGGAGATTATAACTGTTACTAACTTATTTAGAGATCAACTGGACAGATACGGTGAAGTTTACTCCACATTAAACAAAATTATCCAGGGAATTGAAAAAGTTCCTCTTACAAATTTAGTTTTAAATGGCGACGAATCTCTGCTTGGAGATTTAAATCTACCAAATAGAACTATTTATTATGGATTTAATTGTTCTCTTACTAAAGGCAAAAAAGTGTCCCTTAATTCTGATGCAAAGTTCTGCAAAAAATGTAAAAGCCCTTACATGTATAATTTTCTTACATACAATCATTTAGGAGATTACTATTGCCCTAACTGTGGATATAAACGCCCTGAATTAGACTATACTTTAGATGAAATAAAGGAACAGACCCCAGAGGGTTCTCTTGTAATTATAAACGGAAAAGAATATTATATAAATCAGCCCGGTACATATAATATGTACAATGCTCTGTGTGCATACTCTGTAGCTGTGGTATGCGATATACCTATTTCTAATATATACAATTCCCTAAAAAATCAAAAAAGTAGTTTTGGGAGACATGAAAACATAAAGATAGGGGATAAACAAGTTAAGATAATTTTGGTAAAAAATCCCGCAGGCTATGATCAGGCTATAAATACCCTAAGCCTCGACAACAGAACCTTCAATCTAGTAGTACTTTTAAATGACAATTATGCAGATGGAAGAGATGTTTCCTGGATATGGGATGTTAATTTTGAAAAGCTATCCTCTTTAAATATAGATAAGATAATGATTTCTGGTATAAGACCTTATGATATGGCTGTAAGATTGAAAATCGCCGGCCTGCCAGATAAGGACTTTATAATCTCCGAGACCTATGAATCTCTTACTGAAGAAATAAAAAATTGCAAATTGAACACAGTATATGTACTCGCCACTTATACTGCCATGATAAACTTCAGAAAATTTCTCAATTTTAAAGGTTATATTAAAAAATTTTGGTAA
- a CDS encoding cyclase family protein, with the protein MKIIDLTHTISELMPIYPGTEPPKLKVANTYEKDGFKETLLTMSSHTGTHMDSPAHLFPNGTNLDFFPVEQFIGRALVIDCSDLKEGERITMKYINEVEKTAYRAQFILFHTGWDKRWGTSSYFGEYPYITEEVCEYLICSNKKGVGLDVISVDPISDENLTMHKKLLHKTDMIIMENLTGLEKVGKGLFTLCALPIKYDNCDGAPIRAVAILDG; encoded by the coding sequence TTGAAGATAATTGATTTAACGCATACTATTTCAGAACTCATGCCAATTTATCCAGGCACAGAACCACCTAAATTAAAAGTTGCAAATACATATGAAAAAGACGGTTTTAAAGAAACTTTGCTCACCATGTCTTCCCATACTGGAACACATATGGACTCGCCAGCTCATTTGTTTCCAAATGGAACCAATTTGGATTTTTTTCCTGTAGAACAATTTATAGGAAGAGCACTTGTGATTGATTGTAGTGATTTAAAGGAAGGTGAAAGAATTACTATGAAATATATTAATGAAGTGGAAAAAACAGCCTATAGGGCACAGTTTATTTTATTTCATACTGGTTGGGATAAACGATGGGGTACAAGTTCTTATTTTGGAGAATATCCTTATATTACAGAGGAAGTTTGTGAATATCTAATTTGTAGTAATAAAAAGGGAGTGGGATTAGATGTGATAAGTGTTGATCCCATTTCAGATGAAAATTTGACCATGCATAAAAAACTTCTTCATAAAACAGATATGATTATTATGGAGAATTTAACTGGTTTAGAAAAAGTGGGCAAGGGATTATTCACATTATGTGCCCTTCCAATAAAATATGATAATTGCGATGGAGCACCTATTAGGGCTGTTGCTATTTTAGATGGATAG
- a CDS encoding DUF2164 domain-containing protein, translating into MRNNNTIQLSKEKKEEMISSIKNYFLEERGEELGDLASSLILRFIIEELALEFYNQGVYDSYKYMNDRIEDLLSIQKY; encoded by the coding sequence ATGAGAAATAATAATACAATTCAATTAAGTAAAGAGAAAAAAGAGGAAATGATTTCTTCAATAAAAAATTATTTTTTGGAAGAAAGAGGAGAAGAATTAGGTGATTTGGCGTCAAGTCTTATTTTAAGATTTATTATAGAAGAATTGGCATTGGAATTTTATAATCAAGGAGTTTATGATTCCTATAAGTATATGAACGACAGAATTGAAGACTTACTGTCAATACAAAAATATTGA
- the pckA gene encoding phosphoenolpyruvate carboxykinase (ATP), with protein sequence MSIDLSYLNIKEYKNVYKNLSPAKLVQLAMERGEGCLSNKGALIVNTGKYTGRSPKDRFIVNQDSIKDKINWGSVNLSIEEEIFDKMYDKVLNYLKNKDIFVFDGFVGALKEYTLPIRVICEKAYEALFANQLFRRPTVEDLQSFIPGFNVIAVPDFKSQGKADGLNSEAFILINFDKKIILIGGTQYLGEIKKSLFSVMNFLLPEKGVLPMHCSANIGKDGKTSLFFGLSGTGKTTLSADSERKLIGDDEHGWCDKGVFNFEGGCYAKTIRLDKEKEHEIYNAIRFGTVLENVVTDEYGVPDYNDGRYTENTRGAYPIDYIDNIEKSGVGGNPETIIFLTADAFGVMPPISKLSKEAAMYHFMSGYTSKVSGTERGIVDPEATFSSCFGEPFMLMNPAVYAKLLGEKIDKHNTEVYLVNTGWLSGGYGKGDRINLPYTRAMIREALNGKFKNIEFVEHPIFKVMMPKECPGVPKEMLDPKNTWTDKQAYDAAAKELAAKFNENFKKFGSVSEDIVKAGPEIRRFTCI encoded by the coding sequence ATGAGTATAGACTTATCGTATTTAAATATTAAAGAATATAAAAATGTGTATAAAAATTTATCACCTGCGAAATTAGTACAGTTAGCTATGGAAAGAGGAGAAGGATGCCTATCTAATAAGGGGGCTTTAATAGTTAATACAGGAAAGTATACAGGCAGATCCCCTAAGGATAGATTTATAGTTAATCAGGATAGCATAAAGGATAAAATAAACTGGGGAAGTGTAAATTTATCTATAGAGGAAGAAATTTTTGATAAAATGTATGATAAAGTTTTAAACTATTTGAAGAATAAAGATATTTTTGTATTTGATGGATTTGTAGGAGCTTTAAAAGAGTACACTCTTCCTATAAGGGTTATATGTGAAAAAGCATACGAGGCTTTATTTGCCAATCAACTTTTTAGAAGACCAACGGTGGAAGATTTACAATCTTTTATACCTGGATTTAATGTAATAGCAGTACCGGACTTCAAATCCCAAGGGAAAGCAGATGGTTTAAATTCAGAGGCTTTTATATTAATAAATTTTGATAAGAAAATTATACTGATAGGAGGAACCCAGTATTTAGGCGAAATAAAGAAATCCTTATTTTCTGTAATGAATTTTTTGCTGCCTGAAAAAGGAGTTCTTCCAATGCATTGTTCTGCCAATATAGGAAAGGATGGCAAGACATCCCTCTTCTTTGGACTTTCAGGAACGGGGAAAACCACTTTATCAGCGGATTCAGAGAGAAAGTTAATTGGTGATGATGAACATGGATGGTGTGATAAGGGAGTGTTTAATTTTGAAGGGGGATGCTATGCAAAAACCATAAGATTGGATAAAGAAAAAGAACATGAGATATATAATGCCATAAGATTTGGTACTGTACTTGAAAATGTAGTTACGGATGAATATGGAGTACCCGATTATAATGATGGAAGATATACAGAAAATACAAGAGGAGCTTATCCTATTGATTATATAGATAATATAGAAAAAAGTGGAGTTGGGGGAAATCCTGAGACTATTATATTTTTGACAGCAGATGCTTTTGGTGTAATGCCTCCTATATCCAAGCTTTCAAAGGAAGCTGCTATGTACCATTTTATGTCGGGGTACACTAGTAAAGTATCCGGCACAGAAAGAGGCATAGTTGATCCGGAAGCGACTTTTTCATCTTGTTTTGGGGAGCCATTTATGCTTATGAATCCTGCGGTATATGCTAAATTGTTGGGAGAAAAAATAGACAAACATAATACAGAAGTGTATTTAGTAAATACAGGATGGTTAAGTGGCGGCTATGGAAAAGGAGATAGAATAAATCTCCCTTATACGAGAGCTATGATTAGAGAAGCTTTAAATGGCAAATTTAAAAATATTGAATTTGTAGAGCATCCTATATTTAAAGTAATGATGCCTAAAGAATGCCCGGGAGTTCCAAAAGAAATGTTGGATCCTAAAAATACCTGGACAGATAAACAGGCTTATGATGCAGCTGCAAAAGAATTAGCTGCAAAATTTAATGAGAATTTCAAAAAATTTGGTAGTGTTTCAGAAGATATAGTTAAAGCAGGCCCTGAGATTAGACGCTTTACCTGCATATAA
- a CDS encoding helix-turn-helix domain-containing protein, with the protein MEILSTGEKIKRARIYRGYTLKELCDKKISVSKMSCIENDKVKPEEWVLKFIANKLEVDLLYLKQDIKDQIVKNIDDIVKSNDRKDHEDTLKYNLKFATDGNYSDICFQILHLLFDCYLNKEELEKAQHIIHNYYYYLQKCFSYERSVVYYIDIAKWFFMCREFLHAVNYYNNAIDIGVKIDNKELLVKALYYQAMCYFEMGNYEKSHDIANRIIGLMDFLEEDIKKAKIYHLMALISLKTNIEEFKRYEKKVYMFYGNNLRDKAKALFDYAYALFILGMKDRAVHYLIKAEDMYPKDNIKELVKFNLMIVNILIKNEVLDKAQNVCDVVLNYAIFLDNVKYIERAYYYKAVILIKQGNFEFGEMYMNLSLDTLLKFATNTKIYKRYIKMGEMYYNMGNVSESIKYFHFAIKLGQKYGF; encoded by the coding sequence ATGGAGATACTTTCTACTGGAGAAAAAATTAAAAGGGCAAGAATATATAGGGGATATACCTTAAAAGAACTATGTGATAAGAAAATATCGGTGTCTAAAATGAGTTGTATTGAAAATGATAAGGTAAAGCCTGAGGAATGGGTATTGAAATTTATAGCCAATAAACTTGAAGTTGATCTTTTATATTTAAAACAGGATATAAAAGATCAAATAGTAAAAAATATAGATGATATAGTTAAAAGTAATGATAGAAAAGATCACGAAGACACTTTGAAGTATAATTTAAAATTTGCAACAGATGGCAATTATAGTGATATATGTTTTCAAATATTACATCTTTTATTTGACTGTTATTTGAATAAAGAAGAATTAGAAAAAGCACAACATATAATACATAACTATTATTATTATTTACAGAAATGTTTTTCTTATGAAAGATCAGTAGTGTACTATATAGATATTGCTAAATGGTTTTTTATGTGTAGGGAATTTTTACATGCTGTAAATTATTATAATAATGCTATAGATATTGGGGTAAAAATTGATAATAAAGAGCTTTTGGTAAAGGCTCTTTATTATCAAGCTATGTGTTATTTTGAGATGGGTAACTATGAAAAATCTCATGATATTGCTAATAGGATTATAGGTTTAATGGATTTTTTAGAAGAAGATATAAAGAAGGCCAAAATATATCATTTAATGGCACTTATTTCTCTTAAAACCAATATAGAAGAGTTTAAAAGATATGAAAAAAAGGTATATATGTTTTATGGTAATAATCTAAGAGATAAAGCTAAAGCTCTATTTGATTATGCTTATGCTCTGTTTATTTTAGGCATGAAAGATAGAGCAGTACATTATTTGATTAAAGCAGAGGATATGTATCCTAAAGACAACATAAAAGAATTGGTAAAATTTAACCTCATGATTGTAAATATTTTAATAAAAAACGAAGTTTTGGATAAAGCACAGAACGTATGTGATGTAGTTTTAAACTATGCTATATTTTTGGATAATGTAAAGTATATAGAGAGAGCTTATTATTATAAAGCTGTTATACTTATAAAACAAGGGAATTTTGAATTTGGTGAGATGTATATGAATCTATCACTGGATACGCTGCTTAAATTTGCTACAAACACCAAAATATATAAAAGATATATAAAGATGGGAGAAATGTATTATAATATGGGCAATGTTTCAGAGTCGATTAAATATTTTCATTTTGCTATAAAGTTAGGCCAAAAATATGGTTTTTAA
- a CDS encoding YtxH domain-containing protein, whose product MKGKFVAGAIIGTAVGMMIAPELDKNTRRRIRRTSRYLRNSMGNIYGKMSNFII is encoded by the coding sequence ATGAAGGGAAAATTTGTAGCAGGAGCTATAATTGGAACAGCAGTGGGTATGATGATAGCACCTGAGTTGGATAAAAACACTAGAAGGAGAATAAGAAGAACTTCTAGATATTTAAGAAACAGCATGGGGAATATATATGGTAAAATGTCAAATTTTATAATATGA